In Actinoplanes octamycinicus, the genomic window GACGTGCTGGCTGAGCACCAGCACCGGCATCCCGGGGATCTGCTCGCGGGCGGCGATCGCGCCCTGCAGGCCCTCGTCGGTGAAGGTCGGCGGCAGCCGGACGTCGACCACGGCCACCTCCGGCCGATGCTCGATCAGGGTGGGCAGCAACGCCGGTCCGTTGTCGACGGCGGCCACCACCTCGCAGCCGTGCGCGGTGAGCAGGCGGGTCAGCCCGTCCCGGAGGAGGGCGTGGTCTTCGGCGAGGACGACGCGCAAGGCAACTCCATGGTCACGACAGTCGGTCCGCCCGGCGGGCTGGACAGGCTCATCGTGCCATCGAACGCGGCGAGACGGCGTTCGATGCCTCGCAGGCCGCTGCCACCGGACGGGTCGGCGCCGCCGAGACCGTCGTCGCTGACCCGCATGACCAGCGACGACCCGGTGTGCCAGAGCTCGACCTGGGCGGTCCGGGCGAAGCTGTGCCGGGTCGCGTTGGCCAGCGCCTCGGCGACCGCGAAATAGGCGGCCGACTCGACCGGGGTGTCCAGCCGGCCGGGCAGCGCGGTCTCCACCGTGGTCGGGATCGGCACGGCAAGCGCCAGGGCGCGCACCGCGCCGTCCAGCCCGCGCTCGGCGAGCACCGGCGGGTGGATGCCGCGGACCAGGTGGCGCAGGTCGGCCAGGGCCGCGGAGCTGGTCTCCCGGGCCTCGGCCAGCAGTTTGCGGGCGCCGGCCGGGTCGCCCTCGACCATCTCCTCGGCCAGCCCGATGGTCATGCCCAGCGACACCAGCCGGACCTGGGCGCCGTCGTGCAGGTCACGCTCGATCCGGCGCAGCTCGGCGGCCTGCGCGTCGACCGTGTCGGCCCGGGTCACGGTCAGCTCGCTGACCCGCAGGCGCAGCTCGGCGTTCCGGGTCGGGCCGAGGAACAGCCGGCCGAAGTGGGCGTCGAAGCGGCGCAGGTAGGGCGCGACCGCGATGCCGACGGAGAGGATCAGCGCGCCCTGCGGCAGGGAGAGGAAGCCCTCGCCGACGGTCTCGATCGGCCAGATCGCGCCGTAGCCGTACCAGTCCGTGCCGAGCGAGATCCACAGTGGGATCAGCAGCACGCCCTCCAGCCCGTAGACCGGGAGCGCCAGGGTGAGCGCGCCGAGCGCGACGCCGGCCACCGCACCGGGCACCAGCCAGGCGAGGTCGCGCCAGGTGGCCGGGTCGGTGACGATCCACTTGTAGTAGCGCCAGCCGCCCACGATCGCCCGCTCGGGCGGCGGCAGGTAGGGCCGGCGGATCGGCACGCCGGCCCGCCCGGCGAGCCGGCGGGCCAGGTCGGCGCGGGCCCGGACCAGCAGGGTGACGCCGGGGAGGGCGAGCATCCCGAGGCCGGGCACGATGCTCAGCACCAGGGCGGCCACCGACAGCCCGAACAGCGGCAGGTTCAGCACGGCCAGCGGGATGGCGAGCAACCCGCTGAGCACCGCCCGCAGGCCGTCGCGGATCCAGTCACGCGAGTCCATGCCGCCCATCCTGCTCGCCCCGCGGACGTTTGTCGGTAGTGCCAGCACCACCTCCGAACCGGGGGGCTGGCACTCCTGACCCGCGCCCGCGAAGGCGGAAGGCTGGCCGCATGACAACGACGACCGAGCGCCCCCGGACGGCCGGGAGTGATTTCGCGGAGCTCAACCGACGGATCAACGTGGCCGGGCTGATGCGCCGGCGGCCCGGTTACTACGTCCTGCGCCTGACCCTGGTCGCGCTCGCCCTGATCGGCGGCTGGACGGCGTTCGTCCTGGTCGGCGCGTCCTGGTGGACGCTGGTCGTGGCGGCCTTCCTGGCCGTGGTGTTCGCCCAGGTGGCGCTGGTCGCCCACGATCTGGCGCACCGGCAGGTGTTCCGCACCAACAAGCCGAGTTCGCGGGCCGGGCTGCTGGCCGGCAACCTGGCGATCGGGATGTCCTACGGCTACTGGATGGACAAGCACACCAAGCACCACGCCAACCCGAACCACGACGATCTGGACCCGGATGTCGGCCCGGGCGTGCTGGTCTGGTCGCGGGAGCAGGCACGCGGCGGCGGTTTCGTGCAGCGGCACCAGGCGTGGCTGTTCTTCCCGCTGCTCACCCTGCTCGGCATCTCACTCAAGCGGGACAGTGTGCGGGCGCTGCGGAGCGGCTCGGTGAAGCAGCGCGGCCTGGAGTGGACGCTGCTCGGCGCGCACTTCGTGGGGTATGCCGCGGCGCTGCTGCTGGTGCTGAGCCCGCTGCAGGCGCTCGCCTTCTTCGTGGTGCACCAGGCGCTGTTCGGGGTCTACCTGGGGATGACCTTCGCGCCGAACCACAAGGGGATGCCGCATCCGGACGGCACCGAGGACTTCCTCCGCAAGCAGGTACTGACCTCGCGGAACGTGCGAGGCGGCCGGCTCGTCGACGTGGCGCTGGGCGGGCTGAACTACCAGATCGAGCACCACCTGTTCCCGGCGATGCCGACGCCCAACCTGCCGAAGGCGCAGCCGATCGTGCGGGCCTACTGCGCGGAGATCGGGGTGCCCTACGAGATGACCGGGCTGGTCGAGTCGTATCGGCAGGCCCTGCGTCACCTGCACGAGGTGAGCGCGGACCTGCGGTCCTGAGGGAAGGATCGCGGCCCGGGGGCGCGCTTCGCTGCGCGCCCCGCGGCCGCTTCATCTTTTTTCCGGTACGGCCTCAGCCGATGCCGATGTTGTTGTGTGCGCTCACCGGGGCGAACCGCCGGTTGCCCAGCCACACCGCGTCGTAGCCGTTGACCAGCAGGTTGGCCAGCGACACGGGCGGCGGGACCGGCCCGTTCTTGCACTCCGCCCAGCCACCGAAGTCGGTGGTGGCCTCGCAGAGCGGGAAGCGCTCACCGGTGGTGGTGAACTGGATCGGCAGGCCGGCCACCGGGCGGCCGTCCCAGGTGGTGAAGTGCGCCTTGAGCCCGAGGGTCTCGCGCGCGATGACGTCGAGCGTGCCGTAGTAGGCGGTCGCGTTCATCCGGATCGGTCGGAAGTTCGGGGCGGCCTGCGCGGGGGCGGGGCTGGAGACGGCGATGCCGGCCAGCGCCACGGCCGCGGCGAGCCACCGCATGGTCGTGTGCTTCATGGAGCACGAAACTAGGCGAAGCGGGCGTTTTTCCCAAACCGACACACCTCCGGGTGACTCACGTCCTCCCCGACCTGCACCGGAACAACGCGCGAAACCGTCCGGGGGGACACGCGGTTAATACTGGCGGGTGATCCCGAGGTAAAGATCACACAGGACGGGGCGGGAGTGCTTTAGCTTTGGCTGGAAGCTGCGGAAGGTCTGTTGAAAACGCCGTAGCGGCTTCCGTGAAAAATCCCCGGCGTGGGTTAGCCTCTGCGAACAAAGCGCATCCCGCCATCGGCCTGTTCCGCGCTTTATTTGGCCGCTCACCGCGGACCTTCAGGCACGCAAGCATGGGGAACTTCATTGGACATTGCCATCGTCGGCCTATCCTGCCGTTTTCCGGGGGCGCGCGACGTGGTCGAGTTCTGGGCGAACTCACTGGCCGCC contains:
- a CDS encoding fatty acid desaturase family protein; its protein translation is MTTTTERPRTAGSDFAELNRRINVAGLMRRRPGYYVLRLTLVALALIGGWTAFVLVGASWWTLVVAAFLAVVFAQVALVAHDLAHRQVFRTNKPSSRAGLLAGNLAIGMSYGYWMDKHTKHHANPNHDDLDPDVGPGVLVWSREQARGGGFVQRHQAWLFFPLLTLLGISLKRDSVRALRSGSVKQRGLEWTLLGAHFVGYAAALLLVLSPLQALAFFVVHQALFGVYLGMTFAPNHKGMPHPDGTEDFLRKQVLTSRNVRGGRLVDVALGGLNYQIEHHLFPAMPTPNLPKAQPIVRAYCAEIGVPYEMTGLVESYRQALRHLHEVSADLRS
- a CDS encoding sensor histidine kinase is translated as MDSRDWIRDGLRAVLSGLLAIPLAVLNLPLFGLSVAALVLSIVPGLGMLALPGVTLLVRARADLARRLAGRAGVPIRRPYLPPPERAIVGGWRYYKWIVTDPATWRDLAWLVPGAVAGVALGALTLALPVYGLEGVLLIPLWISLGTDWYGYGAIWPIETVGEGFLSLPQGALILSVGIAVAPYLRRFDAHFGRLFLGPTRNAELRLRVSELTVTRADTVDAQAAELRRIERDLHDGAQVRLVSLGMTIGLAEEMVEGDPAGARKLLAEARETSSAALADLRHLVRGIHPPVLAERGLDGAVRALALAVPIPTTVETALPGRLDTPVESAAYFAVAEALANATRHSFARTAQVELWHTGSSLVMRVSDDGLGGADPSGGSGLRGIERRLAAFDGTMSLSSPPGGPTVVTMELPCASSSPKTTPSSGTG